From a single Methylosinus sp. H3A genomic region:
- a CDS encoding efflux RND transporter permease subunit, whose product MIERCIAFSVRQRWLVALLTLLACLIGASSLDRLPIDAVPDITNNQVQINTIAPALSPTEVEKQITFPIENVIAGIPGLEYTRSLSRNGFSQVTAVFAEKLDIYFARQQVNERLAEAKENFPVGVEARMGPIATGLSEIYMWAIRYAPKTPGRKYLDGEPGWQNDGTYLTPDGQFLRNELERAVYLRTVQDWIVKPQLKTVPNVAGIDSLGGFVKQFDVRPDAMKLFSLGLSFGDVATALERNNQSRGAGYIERNGEGYVVRSGGRLETIEDIERVVVSTRNGVPLRVKDIGEVGIGREMRVGSASMDGEEVVIGTALMLIGGNSRSVSAAVGAKLDAIRASLPPGIEAKTILDRTVLVDATIRTVASNLAEGALLVILVLFLLLGNFRAALITALVIPVTMLLLATGMVYGHISANLMSMGALDFGLIADGAVIIAENSLRHLFERRHALGRALSLEDRLQTVIASAVEMIRPTVYGQAIIILVYVPLLSFSGVEGKMFHPMALTVILALIAAFILSLTFVPAMIAILVSGRIEESENKFIAALKRAYLPRLRGAIAAPRKPIAIGAGAFLLALLLASRLGQEFIPTLDEKNLAMQAGRIPSASLTQSQAMQNEVENAVHRAPEVAYVFSKTGTAEAATDPMPPNLTDTYIFLKPREEWADPKLPKEELIRRIDGHVSKLPGNLYEFSQPIQLRFNELLAGVRGDVAVKVFGEDFDSMAKEAEQIAGVLRGVAGAEDVKVEQIAGLPFLEIKIDKTEIAHLGLSVAEVQDVIGAAVGGQRAGVVFEGDRRFPIIVRLKDELRYDIRALENLPVSVHGHDTGRVRTVPLKQVAAFSFHEGPNQISRENGKRRVVVTANVRGRDIASVVSDAQERVKAKVTLAAGDWLSWGGQFENLAAARQKLMLVVPLCFFLIFLLLYSALGSARDALIVFSAVPLALSGGVAALWLRGMPMSVSAAVGFIALSGVAVLNGLVMRSYILQLVQQGRAPRDAIVEGAMTRLRPVAMTALVASLGFLPMAFATGTGAEVQKPIATVVIGGLVSATILTLFVLPALYALFGRDEAVVEPAAEVVAEPRGADL is encoded by the coding sequence ATGATCGAGCGTTGCATCGCGTTTTCGGTTCGCCAGCGCTGGCTCGTCGCGCTGCTAACTCTGCTCGCCTGTCTCATCGGCGCATCGTCGCTCGATCGCCTGCCGATCGACGCCGTGCCCGACATCACCAATAATCAGGTGCAGATCAACACCATCGCGCCGGCGCTGTCGCCGACCGAGGTCGAGAAGCAGATCACCTTCCCCATAGAGAATGTGATCGCCGGCATTCCCGGCCTCGAATATACGCGCTCGCTCTCGCGCAACGGCTTCTCGCAGGTGACGGCGGTGTTCGCCGAGAAGCTCGATATTTATTTCGCGCGCCAGCAGGTGAATGAGCGGCTCGCGGAGGCGAAAGAGAATTTCCCTGTCGGCGTCGAGGCGCGCATGGGGCCGATCGCCACGGGCCTCAGCGAAATCTATATGTGGGCGATCCGCTATGCGCCGAAGACGCCGGGACGCAAATATCTCGACGGCGAGCCGGGCTGGCAGAATGACGGAACCTATCTGACGCCGGACGGGCAATTCCTGCGCAACGAGCTCGAGCGCGCCGTCTATCTGCGCACCGTGCAGGATTGGATCGTCAAGCCGCAGCTCAAAACCGTGCCCAATGTCGCCGGCATCGATTCGCTCGGCGGCTTCGTGAAGCAGTTCGACGTGCGGCCGGACGCGATGAAGCTGTTCTCGCTCGGCCTCTCCTTCGGCGATGTCGCCACCGCGCTCGAGCGCAATAATCAGAGCCGCGGCGCCGGCTATATAGAGCGCAATGGCGAAGGCTATGTGGTGCGCAGCGGCGGCCGGCTGGAGACGATCGAGGACATAGAGCGCGTCGTCGTCTCGACGCGCAATGGCGTGCCGTTGCGCGTCAAGGACATTGGGGAAGTCGGTATCGGCCGCGAGATGCGCGTCGGCAGCGCCAGCATGGACGGCGAGGAGGTCGTCATCGGCACGGCGCTGATGCTGATCGGCGGCAACAGCCGCTCGGTCTCCGCCGCCGTCGGCGCCAAGCTCGACGCCATCCGCGCCTCGCTGCCGCCGGGCATAGAGGCGAAGACGATCCTCGACCGCACCGTGCTCGTCGACGCGACGATCCGCACCGTCGCCTCCAATCTCGCGGAAGGCGCGCTGCTCGTCATATTGGTGCTGTTCCTGCTGCTCGGCAATTTCCGCGCGGCGCTCATCACGGCGCTGGTCATCCCCGTCACCATGCTGCTGCTCGCCACAGGCATGGTCTATGGCCACATCAGCGCCAATCTCATGAGCATGGGCGCGCTCGACTTCGGCCTCATCGCCGATGGGGCGGTCATCATCGCCGAGAACAGCCTGCGCCATCTCTTCGAGCGGCGTCATGCGCTGGGGCGCGCGCTGTCTCTCGAGGACCGGCTGCAGACGGTCATCGCCTCCGCCGTCGAGATGATCCGCCCGACCGTCTATGGCCAAGCCATCATCATCCTCGTCTATGTGCCTCTGCTGTCCTTCTCCGGCGTCGAAGGCAAGATGTTCCATCCGATGGCGCTGACTGTCATATTGGCGCTGATCGCGGCCTTTATTTTGTCGCTCACCTTCGTTCCGGCGATGATCGCCATTCTCGTCTCCGGGCGCATAGAGGAGAGCGAGAATAAATTCATCGCGGCGCTGAAGCGCGCCTATCTGCCGCGCCTGCGGGGCGCGATCGCTGCGCCGCGCAAGCCGATCGCCATAGGCGCCGGGGCATTCCTGCTGGCGCTGCTGCTCGCCTCGCGTCTCGGCCAGGAGTTCATCCCGACGCTCGACGAGAAGAATCTCGCCATGCAGGCGGGCCGTATTCCGAGCGCCTCGCTCACCCAATCGCAGGCGATGCAGAACGAGGTCGAGAACGCGGTCCATCGCGCGCCAGAGGTCGCCTATGTCTTCTCCAAGACCGGCACGGCGGAGGCGGCGACCGACCCCATGCCGCCCAATCTCACCGACACCTATATTTTCTTGAAGCCGCGCGAGGAATGGGCCGATCCCAAGCTCCCCAAGGAGGAGCTGATCCGCCGCATCGACGGACATGTCTCCAAGCTCCCCGGCAATCTCTATGAATTCTCGCAGCCCATTCAGCTGCGCTTCAACGAGCTGCTCGCCGGCGTGCGCGGCGATGTGGCGGTGAAGGTGTTCGGCGAGGATTTCGACTCCATGGCCAAGGAGGCGGAGCAGATCGCCGGCGTGCTGCGCGGCGTCGCCGGCGCCGAGGATGTGAAGGTCGAGCAGATCGCCGGATTGCCCTTCCTCGAGATCAAGATCGACAAGACCGAGATCGCCCATCTCGGCCTCAGCGTCGCCGAGGTGCAGGATGTCATCGGCGCGGCGGTTGGCGGCCAGCGCGCCGGCGTCGTCTTCGAAGGCGACCGCCGCTTTCCGATCATCGTGCGCTTGAAGGACGAGCTGCGCTACGATATTCGCGCGCTCGAAAATCTTCCCGTTTCGGTGCATGGCCATGACACGGGGCGCGTTCGCACCGTGCCGTTGAAGCAGGTCGCCGCCTTCTCCTTCCACGAGGGGCCGAACCAGATATCGCGCGAGAACGGCAAGCGCCGCGTCGTCGTCACCGCCAATGTGCGCGGGCGCGACATCGCCTCGGTCGTCTCCGACGCGCAGGAGCGCGTGAAGGCGAAAGTCACGCTCGCTGCGGGCGACTGGCTCTCCTGGGGCGGGCAGTTCGAAAATCTCGCCGCCGCGCGGCAGAAGCTCATGCTCGTCGTGCCCTTGTGCTTCTTCCTCATTTTCCTGCTGCTGTATTCGGCGCTGGGCTCGGCGCGTGACGCGCTCATCGTGTTCAGCGCCGTGCCTCTGGCGCTCTCCGGCGGCGTCGCGGCGCTGTGGCTGCGCGGCATGCCCATGTCGGTCTCCGCGGCCGTCGGCTTCATCGCGCTGTCCGGCGTCGCCGTGCTCAACGGCCTCGTGATGCGCAGCTATATTCTGCAACTCGTCCAGCAGGGGCGCGCGCCGCGCGACGCCATCGTCGAAGGCGCGATGACGCGCCTGCGTCCGGTGGCGATGACGGCGCTCGTTGCCTCGCTCGGCTTCCTGCCCATGGCTTTCGCCACGGGAACGGGCGCGGAGGTGCAAAAGCCCATCGCCACCGTCGTCATCGGCGGCCTCGTCAGCGCGACGATCCTCACATTGTTCGTGCTGCCGGCGCTCTATGCGCTGTTCGGTCGCGACGAGGCCGTCGTCGAGCCGGCGGCCGAGGTCGTCGCAGAGCCGCGGGGCGCCGACCTATGA
- a CDS encoding TolC family outer membrane protein → MRRVSLVALALGLFAPAAAFGETLSGALARAYEINPTINSARAGQRANDENVPRALSQFRPSVRADAFLGVERRRSVQKSFEYDNGNYLEPLWVESIQNNRGGPPRSAVLSVEQPLFDGFRTRNAALSAETNVHAGRERLRLLEQRVLFEAVAVYMNVLRDTAALRLQQNHVAVLEEQLRQTKERYAAGEITPTDIAQAEARLSAGRSQAATARAELDASLARYAQIMGAEAKRLAPAEPIDRLLPKTREAAERVALTEHPVVRAAQHDAEAADLDIRVIESDFLPSVSMVGKVYTESDIDGRGNRALGAQLLGKLSVPIYSGGGTSARLRQAKETAGQKKFDVDAARAELMALTRANWGGLQAAKAQIAAASAQIAAAERALAGVREEAKAGKRTTLEILNAQQELLGARMALVVAQRDRVVASYAVLAAIGRLSAQQLGLAVTAYDASAHFEAVKDSWGGIETPGGR, encoded by the coding sequence ATGAGACGCGTTTCACTCGTCGCTCTGGCGCTCGGCCTTTTCGCGCCCGCCGCGGCGTTCGGCGAGACGCTCTCCGGCGCTCTGGCGCGCGCCTATGAGATCAATCCGACGATCAACTCCGCGCGCGCCGGGCAGCGCGCCAATGACGAGAATGTGCCGCGCGCGCTCTCGCAATTCCGCCCGAGCGTGCGCGCCGACGCCTTTCTCGGCGTGGAGCGGCGGCGCTCGGTGCAAAAGTCCTTCGAATACGACAATGGCAACTACCTCGAGCCGCTCTGGGTCGAGAGCATTCAGAACAATCGCGGCGGTCCGCCGCGCTCCGCCGTGCTCAGCGTCGAGCAGCCTTTGTTCGACGGATTTCGCACGCGCAACGCCGCGCTCTCCGCCGAAACCAATGTGCATGCGGGGCGCGAGCGGCTGCGCCTGCTCGAGCAGCGCGTGTTGTTCGAGGCGGTCGCCGTTTATATGAATGTGTTGCGCGACACGGCGGCGCTGCGCCTGCAGCAGAATCATGTCGCCGTGCTCGAGGAGCAATTGCGCCAGACCAAGGAGCGCTATGCGGCCGGCGAGATCACGCCGACCGATATCGCCCAGGCGGAGGCGCGGCTCTCCGCCGGCCGCTCGCAGGCGGCGACGGCGCGCGCCGAGCTCGACGCCAGCCTCGCGCGCTATGCGCAGATCATGGGCGCCGAGGCGAAGCGTCTCGCGCCCGCGGAGCCGATCGATCGTCTGCTGCCGAAGACGCGCGAGGCGGCCGAGCGCGTCGCGCTCACCGAGCATCCAGTGGTGCGCGCCGCCCAGCATGACGCCGAGGCCGCCGATCTCGACATAAGGGTGATCGAGAGCGATTTCCTGCCGAGCGTCTCGATGGTCGGCAAGGTGTACACGGAGTCCGACATCGACGGTCGCGGCAATCGCGCCCTCGGCGCGCAGCTGCTCGGCAAATTATCGGTGCCGATCTATTCCGGCGGCGGGACTTCGGCGCGGCTGCGTCAGGCCAAGGAGACGGCGGGACAGAAGAAATTCGACGTCGACGCCGCGCGCGCCGAGCTGATGGCGCTGACCCGCGCCAATTGGGGAGGGCTGCAGGCCGCCAAGGCGCAGATCGCCGCCGCCAGCGCGCAGATCGCGGCGGCCGAGCGCGCGCTCGCGGGCGTGCGCGAGGAGGCCAAGGCCGGCAAGCGCACCACGCTGGAGATTTTGAACGCGCAGCAGGAGTTGCTCGGCGCACGCATGGCGCTCGTCGTCGCGCAGCGCGACCGTGTCGTCGCCTCTTACGCCGTGCTCGCCGCCATTGGACGTCTGTCGGCGCAACAGCTCGGCCTCGCCGTCACGGCCTATGACGCCTCTGCGCATTTCGAGGCGGTGAAGGATTCCTGGGGCGGAATCGAAACGCCCGGCGGCCGCTGA
- a CDS encoding trypsin-like peptidase domain-containing protein, which translates to MKNVEYRLFAAALCLAAAPLSSSVAEAGVTQQAKFSAAARFEPTNVLVLGSERRANAEQYAVRQKLDAASLKQAHAASGLIQCGRAHGAGQLTLANNVVTTAAHVFFDERGAKRARSCQFVTEVDGKKRRIPVDMTSIVAGASKPYAVKAINDWAVARLAQPLDDVKPYDLADQIAVEQTVEFVSRGHSDWRDAETMSFEACRLRAQTNQLKGGAREFAFDCGTGDGASGGAVLAGEPRVKLGAILVGWRSNDPSHVGPYSSTNYNFVVSVEGAFREAVLAAAGHEASPATASAAPAGDKAAEGDKAAAESDNRRSAGRD; encoded by the coding sequence ATGAAGAACGTCGAATACCGTCTTTTCGCTGCCGCCCTTTGCTTGGCGGCCGCTCCCCTTTCCTCCTCCGTGGCGGAAGCCGGCGTCACTCAGCAGGCGAAATTCTCCGCGGCTGCACGGTTCGAGCCGACGAATGTGCTGGTGCTCGGCTCCGAGCGTCGCGCCAACGCCGAACAATACGCTGTGCGTCAAAAGCTCGACGCCGCGTCGCTGAAGCAGGCGCACGCCGCCTCCGGCCTCATCCAATGCGGCCGCGCGCATGGCGCCGGGCAGCTCACGCTCGCCAATAATGTCGTCACCACTGCGGCGCATGTGTTCTTCGACGAGCGCGGCGCCAAGCGGGCGCGCAGCTGCCAATTCGTCACCGAGGTCGACGGCAAGAAGCGCCGCATTCCGGTCGACATGACGTCGATCGTCGCCGGCGCCTCCAAGCCTTATGCGGTCAAGGCGATCAATGATTGGGCGGTGGCGCGCCTCGCGCAGCCGCTCGACGATGTGAAGCCCTATGATCTCGCCGATCAGATCGCCGTCGAGCAGACCGTCGAATTCGTCTCGCGCGGCCACTCCGATTGGCGCGACGCGGAGACCATGTCCTTCGAGGCCTGCCGCCTGCGCGCGCAGACCAATCAGCTGAAGGGCGGCGCGCGCGAATTCGCCTTCGACTGCGGCACCGGCGACGGCGCCTCCGGCGGAGCGGTTCTCGCCGGCGAGCCGCGCGTCAAACTCGGCGCCATTCTCGTCGGCTGGCGCAGCAACGATCCCTCGCATGTCGGGCCCTATTCCTCGACGAACTATAATTTCGTCGTCTCGGTCGAAGGCGCCTTCCGCGAGGCGGTGCTGGCCGCGGCTGGCCATGAGGCGAGCCCGGCGACAGCGAGCGCCGCGCCGGCCGGCGACAAGGCGGCCGAAGGCGACAAGGCCGCCGCGGAGAGCGACAACCGCCGCTCCGCCGGCCGCGACTGA
- the ruvB gene encoding Holliday junction branch migration DNA helicase RuvB, translating to MTTPPRRLVTPEQRDDDPDLSLRPLSLGDFTGQEAARKNLKIFIEAAKTRGEALDHVLFVGPPGLGKTTLAQIVARELGVNFRSTSGPVIAKAGDLAAQLTNLEPRDVLFIDEIHRLNPAVEEILYPAMEDFQLDLIIGEGPAARSVKIDLAKFTLVGATTRAGLLTTPLRDRFGIPVRLNFYTAEELELIVRRGARVLGVSMSEDGAREIARRSRGTPRIAGRLLRRVRDFAIVENAGQVTRELADRSLALLEVDSIGLDVMDRRYLEMVAVNFGGGPVGIETIAAALSEPRDAIEDIIEPFLLQQGFLQRTPRGRLLTPHAFRHLGLAEPTRPAAQFGLFDGDEEGE from the coding sequence TTGACCACCCCTCCTCGCCGGCTGGTGACGCCCGAACAACGCGACGACGATCCGGACCTCTCGCTGCGTCCGCTCTCGCTCGGCGATTTCACCGGCCAGGAGGCGGCGCGTAAAAATCTCAAAATCTTCATCGAGGCCGCCAAGACGCGCGGCGAGGCGCTCGACCATGTGCTGTTCGTCGGCCCGCCCGGCCTCGGCAAGACGACGCTGGCGCAGATCGTCGCCCGCGAGCTCGGCGTGAATTTCCGCTCCACCTCCGGCCCGGTCATCGCCAAGGCCGGCGATCTCGCGGCGCAGCTCACCAACCTCGAGCCGCGCGACGTGCTGTTCATCGACGAGATTCACCGCCTCAATCCGGCGGTGGAGGAAATCCTTTATCCCGCCATGGAGGATTTTCAGCTCGATCTCATCATCGGCGAAGGCCCCGCGGCGCGCTCGGTGAAGATCGATCTCGCCAAATTCACCCTCGTCGGCGCGACGACGCGCGCCGGCCTGCTGACGACGCCGCTACGTGATCGCTTCGGCATTCCGGTACGGCTGAACTTCTACACGGCGGAGGAGCTGGAGCTGATCGTGCGACGCGGCGCGCGCGTGCTCGGCGTGTCCATGAGCGAGGATGGCGCGCGCGAGATCGCGCGGCGCTCGCGCGGTACGCCGCGCATCGCCGGCCGGCTCTTACGGCGCGTGCGCGATTTCGCCATCGTCGAGAATGCAGGGCAAGTCACGCGCGAGCTCGCCGACCGCTCGCTGGCTCTGCTCGAGGTCGACAGCATCGGGCTCGATGTGATGGATCGCCGCTATCTCGAAATGGTGGCCGTCAATTTCGGCGGCGGCCCGGTGGGCATCGAGACGATCGCCGCCGCGCTCTCCGAGCCGCGCGACGCGATCGAGGACATTATCGAGCCGTTTTTATTGCAGCAGGGTTTTCTCCAGCGCACGCCGCGCGGCCGCCTGCTGACGCCACACGCCTTCCGCCATTTGGGCCTCGCCGAGCCGACGCGGCCCGCGGCGCAGTTCGGATTGTTCGACGGGGATGAAGAGGGAGAGTGA
- a CDS encoding Uma2 family endonuclease: MSRLSSQYEYMSLDDFEELLADKPADEKWELIGGRVVRMMVGARWEHNYIIQNLSTGVRERLRANGSSCRTLIESFRLRDAPMESSMLPDVIVHCRPLEPGAASLNDPTVLVEVMSEGSKARDRFEKWAVYQKLPSLRHYVLVERDRAHIETFDRAGEVWAGVRILDGLEAELDLPAIGVSVPLAEIYRDVISA; the protein is encoded by the coding sequence GTGAGCCGCCTCTCGTCGCAATATGAGTATATGTCCCTCGACGATTTCGAGGAACTTCTCGCCGACAAGCCCGCCGATGAAAAATGGGAGCTGATCGGCGGCCGCGTCGTCCGCATGATGGTCGGCGCACGATGGGAGCATAATTACATCATCCAGAACCTCTCGACCGGCGTTCGCGAGAGGCTTCGGGCGAATGGGTCGTCGTGCCGGACATTGATCGAGAGCTTCCGGCTGCGAGACGCCCCGATGGAATCGTCGATGCTGCCCGACGTGATCGTGCATTGCCGTCCGCTCGAGCCCGGCGCGGCGTCGCTGAACGATCCGACCGTCCTCGTCGAGGTCATGTCCGAAGGCAGCAAGGCGCGCGACCGTTTCGAGAAATGGGCCGTCTATCAGAAGCTGCCGAGCCTGCGCCATTACGTGCTGGTCGAGCGCGACCGGGCGCATATAGAGACCTTCGACCGCGCGGGCGAGGTCTGGGCCGGCGTGCGCATTCTCGACGGTCTGGAGGCGGAGCTCGATCTTCCGGCGATCGGGGTGAGCGTGCCGCTCGCGGAAATCTATCGGGATGTGATCTCGGCCTGA
- a CDS encoding transglutaminase-like cysteine peptidase, with amino-acid sequence MVYFLIRVLSPLALALVVFGASAARAEFGAAAARAEVPRASFAGAGEPTSIPYGWMDFCGRQPQECRQTVLPAADLELSREAWARLNEINREVNASIQPLSNLEHWGTIADHWDYPTDGKGDCKIYALQKRRLLMEMGFPRQALLMTIVRDKNDQGHAVLTARTSRGDFILDNLTDEVRPWEATGYRFVKRQSQEDPNVWVAIETRRRVGAR; translated from the coding sequence GTGGTCTATTTTCTCATTCGCGTCTTGAGTCCGCTCGCTTTGGCGCTCGTCGTCTTCGGCGCTTCCGCCGCCAGGGCCGAGTTCGGCGCCGCCGCCGCCAGGGCCGAAGTCCCGCGCGCGAGCTTCGCCGGCGCCGGGGAGCCTACCTCCATCCCCTATGGCTGGATGGATTTCTGCGGACGCCAGCCGCAGGAGTGTCGGCAGACGGTCCTGCCCGCAGCCGACCTCGAGCTTTCCCGCGAGGCGTGGGCGCGGCTGAACGAGATCAATCGTGAGGTGAACGCGTCGATCCAGCCGCTCTCCAATCTCGAGCATTGGGGCACGATCGCCGATCATTGGGACTATCCCACCGACGGCAAGGGTGACTGCAAAATCTATGCGCTACAGAAGCGCCGGCTGCTGATGGAAATGGGCTTTCCGCGCCAGGCGCTGCTCATGACGATCGTGCGCGACAAGAACGACCAGGGCCACGCCGTTCTGACCGCGCGGACGAGCCGGGGCGATTTCATTCTCGACAATCTCACCGACGAGGTGAGGCCGTGGGAGGCGACCGGCTATCGCTTCGTGAAGCGCCAGTCGCAGGAAGACCCGAATGTTTGGGTCGCGATCGAGACGCGGCGGCGCGTGGGCGCGCGGTGA
- a CDS encoding cupin domain-containing protein — MATASKRETIARRPVPSFGNPDLPPQGAINAQNKASLTDPGPHSEALGGQFPSAQFPPPTDVSDMPMFWASFNNAPKRVQNGGWARQVTQYDFAIAEEISGVDMRLTAGGIREMHWHLAAEWGYVSYGSCRVTVLDDQGRAYVSDVKEGDIWYFPAGQPHSLQGLGPDGCEFLLCFDDGKATEYNTLLVTDWIAHTPPEILAANFGLPAETFANIPLNQLYIFQGEVPGPLAADQASAAGAEGAPPYPYTFSLKASAAAIKTKGGEVRVADSDNFKVSSTIAAALVTLAPGALREMHWHPNGDEWQYWLEGHGRMTVFDAGPKAVTQDFHAGDIGYVKRAHGHYVQNVGDGELKFLEVFRAAHFRDVSLVDWLTHTPPAMVAQHLDIDEATIAKFPRGKPIIMP; from the coding sequence ATGGCCACGGCATCGAAACGCGAGACGATCGCGAGACGTCCGGTCCCCTCCTTCGGCAATCCCGATCTGCCGCCCCAGGGCGCGATCAACGCGCAGAACAAGGCGAGCCTCACCGATCCTGGACCGCACAGCGAGGCGCTCGGCGGGCAATTCCCCTCGGCGCAGTTTCCGCCGCCGACCGACGTCAGCGACATGCCCATGTTCTGGGCCTCGTTCAACAATGCCCCCAAGCGCGTGCAGAACGGCGGATGGGCGCGGCAGGTCACGCAATATGATTTCGCCATCGCCGAGGAGATTTCCGGCGTCGATATGCGGCTCACCGCCGGCGGGATAAGGGAGATGCATTGGCATCTCGCCGCCGAATGGGGCTATGTCTCCTATGGCTCCTGCCGCGTCACCGTGCTCGACGATCAGGGCCGGGCCTATGTCTCCGACGTGAAGGAGGGGGACATTTGGTATTTCCCGGCCGGCCAGCCGCATTCACTGCAGGGGCTGGGGCCGGACGGCTGCGAGTTCCTGCTCTGTTTCGACGACGGAAAGGCGACCGAATACAATACTTTGCTGGTGACCGACTGGATTGCGCACACACCGCCCGAAATTCTCGCCGCCAATTTCGGCCTGCCGGCCGAGACCTTCGCCAATATACCGCTGAATCAGCTCTATATTTTTCAAGGGGAGGTTCCGGGCCCCCTGGCCGCCGACCAGGCCTCCGCCGCCGGAGCGGAGGGGGCGCCGCCCTATCCCTACACCTTCTCGCTGAAGGCGAGCGCCGCCGCCATAAAGACGAAAGGCGGCGAGGTGCGCGTCGCCGACAGCGACAATTTCAAAGTCTCGTCGACGATCGCCGCGGCGCTGGTCACGCTCGCGCCCGGCGCGCTGCGCGAGATGCATTGGCATCCCAATGGCGACGAGTGGCAATATTGGCTCGAGGGCCATGGCCGCATGACGGTCTTCGACGCCGGGCCCAAGGCGGTGACCCAGGATTTCCACGCCGGCGACATCGGCTATGTGAAGCGCGCCCATGGCCATTACGTGCAGAATGTCGGCGATGGCGAGCTGAAATTCCTCGAGGTTTTCCGGGCCGCGCATTTTCGCGACGTCTCGCTCGTCGATTGGCTGACCCATACGCCGCCGGCCATGGTCGCCCAGCATCTCGACATAGACGAGGCGACCATCGCCAAATTCCCGCGCGGCAAGCCGATCATCATGCCCTGA
- the rplM gene encoding 50S ribosomal protein L13, which translates to MFGKTYSAKPAEVQKKWVLIDAKGLVVGRLASLIALRLRGKHKATFTPHVDDGDNIIVVNADKVILTGRKREQKVYYHHTGFPGGIKERSAKFILEGRFPERVVEKAVQRMLPRGPLGRKQLGNLRVYKGPEHPHVAQTPEPLDVAALNPKNARNGKNAKSA; encoded by the coding sequence ATGTTTGGCAAGACCTATTCGGCGAAGCCCGCCGAAGTGCAGAAGAAATGGGTGCTGATCGACGCCAAGGGCCTCGTCGTCGGCCGCCTCGCCAGCCTGATCGCGCTGCGTCTGCGCGGTAAGCACAAAGCGACCTTCACCCCCCATGTCGACGACGGCGACAACATCATCGTCGTCAACGCCGACAAGGTGATCCTGACCGGCCGCAAGCGCGAGCAGAAGGTCTATTATCACCATACGGGCTTCCCGGGCGGCATCAAGGAGCGCTCGGCCAAGTTCATCCTCGAAGGGCGCTTCCCGGAGCGCGTCGTCGAGAAGGCGGTGCAGCGCATGCTGCCGCGCGGCCCGCTCGGCCGCAAGCAGCTCGGCAATCTGCGCGTCTACAAGGGGCCGGAGCATCCGCACGTCGCGCAGACCCCGGAGCCGCTCGACGTCGCCGCCCTCAATCCCAAGAATGCCCGCAACGGCAAGAACGCTAAGAGCGCCTGA
- the rpsI gene encoding 30S ribosomal protein S9: MAETTLSSLSELNQAAVAAASDAPKYEQKLDKYGRAYATGKRKNAVARVWIKPGTGKITVNGRDIAVYFARPVLRMLLQQPLGVANRVGQYDLVVSVAGGGLSGQAGAVRHGLAKALTHYEPELRTALKREGFLTRDSRVVERKKYGKRKARRSFQFSKR, from the coding sequence ATGGCCGAGACCACGCTTTCCTCTCTCTCCGAGCTCAATCAGGCTGCGGTCGCGGCAGCTTCCGACGCGCCGAAATATGAGCAGAAGCTCGACAAATACGGCCGCGCCTACGCTACCGGCAAGCGCAAGAACGCCGTGGCGCGCGTGTGGATCAAGCCGGGCACCGGCAAGATCACCGTGAACGGCCGCGACATCGCCGTCTATTTCGCGCGTCCGGTGCTGCGTATGCTGCTGCAGCAGCCGCTCGGCGTCGCCAATCGCGTCGGCCAATACGACCTCGTCGTCTCGGTCGCCGGCGGGGGCCTCTCCGGCCAGGCCGGCGCGGTGCGTCATGGTCTTGCAAAGGCGCTCACCCATTATGAGCCCGAGCTCCGCACGGCGCTGAAGCGCGAGGGCTTCTTGACCCGCGACTCGCGCGTGGTCGAGCGTAAGAAATACGGCAAGCGCAAAGCCCGCCGCAGCTTCCAGTTCTCGAAGCGCTGA